The Anas platyrhynchos isolate ZD024472 breed Pekin duck chromosome 1, IASCAAS_PekinDuck_T2T, whole genome shotgun sequence genomic sequence TTACGTGAAAATTAGGTGCCATATTGCTAATCGCTCATGTCAAAATGTTGTGTTAGCTCTAGTCCTAAATACTCCTCATCAGAAAGGATCAAGTTTGGTTCTGAACTGCCAGTGCACTTAGCATATGGATATATTTTGCTTAGAAGTAGTTTTGCTGAAATAAATGGAGATTCATCCCAAAGTTAGAATTGTATATAACCACTTCCTGGAAATACAACATTGAAAAGGGGATTTGTTTCACTTATATATGTCTAAAGATGAAGTAAGAGTTGTGTTTTCAAATGTCTTTAAGAAGAGCTTGTGAGTACAGGAAGGGGGCTATCTGGATCTACAGTACACCATTTCATTTCCACCTCATGTCTCTGGTATTTGTCTGGAGCCTGGTATAAATGAGCCCATACAGTTCTTTGCTTAGCTGAATAATATCACTGTTCTGCACACTGGGAAATCCCCTTTTCGAGCATCTTAGGTGCACGTGGTGAGAGGAACACTACAGTCTTCTGAAACTGTGCTGAAGAGTGGATGTAATTCAGAGTGTTGTAACAGCACAGTATGCTCTGTATTTCCCTTATAAATTCAGTCTGGCTGGTCTGTTACAAACCCAGATTTAGAGTTTCTTTAGGAAATGTTGATTTAGCTCCTGAAAGTTTGACCTAAAACATTTGTGAATATGCCCAAATTTTCATGCAAGCAAACAACTAGATTAGGTAATGACTCACTTTTAGTAAAGTTTGCCTCAAAATATTACAGTGCTTTAGAAATAAGATatctctgtgtttttcttattttacaaGATTTGTGGCCAAGATCCAGTTAAAATTACACTTTGCATGCAGTAGAGAGAGCTTCATCATGAATGACACTAGCTCAAACTTAAAGATATTAGATGGTCTCATATGAGTTGTGTTAGATTGTGACTCTTCCTACACTGTCTCTGATTTCTACTTTGTTCCTTTTGTAGGTGCCTATCTTGTGCCATACTTAATCTTGCTACTGGTCATAGGGATTCCACTCTTTTTCTTGGAGCTTTCTGTGGGGCAGAGAATCCGCCGAGGGAGTATTGGTGTATGGAATTATATCAGCCCCAAACTTGGAGGAATTGGATTTGCAAGCTGTGTAGTAAGTTTTTTACCTTAACTGTATGATTTATGTCCAATCTGTGTGATCCGAACTGTTTTGCTGCAAGAAATGGACAGTGATCTGTAGCTGGGCTTCAGGGTCAATGTACAATGTTTTTGGAAGATACTAAAACTTATATTAGCACATTAAAATGGTTATATGGATGTTTGTAAAACCCGTTAActagtatttttgtatttttgaaattaagaaCTATGGAACACCTTAGACATCCGGGAGAAAAATAGCCTGTAGGAATATAGGTGTCTCATGATAAATACAGGGAAAATTGAAAGTGTAACAAATTGACATTAGACACTGTAATGATAGAAACCATTAAGttcttattttaatgaaaaagaggTTCAGTGTCTGATGAGCAGAAATATGTAAAAGTAAGTTCAGTacgtgtttgtttgtttgaatttaCAAATGTAGTTATTAAATGTAACTTCTttgttatgtctttttttttttttttcttttttataggTATGCTTCTTTGTGGCCCTGTACTACAATGTCATTATTGGATGGAGTCTGTTTTACTTTTCCCAGTCTTTTCAGCACCCATTACCATGGGACCAGTGTCCTTTAGTTAAAAATACATCGCATACCTGTAAGTCTGTAAtatattaatgttttaaaaatcatcCAAATACAAATCTACTCAATAAGTAAAACCAAGTCTTTCTGCTGAATTTCACTGGATTTCCATAAAGGtttactggagaaaaaaatatgaattaaaagTCTGCTTTCAGAACTctctctttaaatatatatatatatatatatataaatatatatacacacatagtTGGTTGTTATTAACATAACTGAAGAGAATCAAAGAGAAATTTTTGTATACAAAACTGATATTGAATTTTAATAAGATTTCACTGTATGATATttggaaaaaattaaaacaaactcatctaatatatatactatattttGAAAGGAACATCACTGTGAACAAGATTTTAAAGAGTAATAAAATTATGTGTTACTTAGtgtgttgcaggaagaaaaatctagtttttagttttacttttatttttatttttatttttaatttttctttttctgattttgatACTGTTTTTCATTCTTACTTGACAAAAAGCAAAGGTTCAAGAAGGGTATTTCTCCATTTCATTTAGTATGCATCTCCATTTCATTTAGTTTAGTATACTTCCTCGTGAGAAAGCAGGAAGCGTTGCATTaccaaaaaaaagcagaagatggAAAATTGTAAACGACAGTGAAATGCATGTAATAAAAGCACTGTTTGCTTTGTAAACCGGTAGCAATAGAATCATTGTTTGTTGCAATAATATGACATATTATGCAACAGCAGGAAAAGTTCCACATGCCTTAGTTTTAGTTATCTCATAATATTTGCACACTTTGCATTTGAAATATGCTCTTGAAATAttcttgttattattttcatttctttttatattggatcttaaatttttattttgtatttttccccttttaatgAAGAACCTAACCAGGGACATTTGGAAAGTTGTACAGTGTTTTTAAATAGTCTTTCCCAGAGTTGTTTGCTTCAGTTATCTAAAACAAATAGTCAGTATTTGTGAATGCTGTTACTCAGTTAAATTGACTGTATTCCACAAGCTATTGCCCATTAATGAAGCCACAGTTTTTGTCTGATTACATTCTCTTATCCTGCCCAAATCATAAGACATAAAGTCTCAACTGAACTATAGCAGAGATCATTTAAACTAagctaaaacacagaaaaacattacATTTGATAACATCCTATCacttttgacattttattttggagaagACCTGACAACTGTGTTAAGTTTcttaaaattgctttatttctccATTCTTTTCATTAATTACCTTGACTTAGGACCTATCTTAAAGATATGATTTGTTGTCaaataaagataaattattaaaatatatatatgtatattcttTGAAGATTTTGTTCTATTTCTATGTGCTACATGTCTAGATGCACAAAATGTCTTAAGCTGTTAACATGAACAAGGCAGAATTTtagtataatgaaaaaaatcacttttggaACAGAAAGCAACTTTCATTTGCACATAGCTGTGTAGGagccattttctccttttctcatcACTTTGAtatcattattttattgattttgcaTTTGTAATTACATTCCAATTGATTTGAGTGTCATATCAAAGCAGACACAATTGAgaaagtttttaatattttttttctttttttttttttccaaaattaaaataatccaaCTTTCGAATTAAGAGAGTTTTCATAGTATGTAAGTCACAGTTTTTTTATATCGAAAATCTATTCTTAcgtgtaaaaaaataaatgtatgtgttTATCTAGCTCTTCCTATTATTTAGTACTTAATTCATAGATAAATTCTGCCTAGGACTTGGATTGACCACATGCAGAGGAATATGTTAAAGTGTTTGAAAAAGCTATATCCAGGGCTTTTAACCAAtagcagtttctttttcttttagagaacGTCCTAGGACTCTGTGAATTCAGTTTCTAAGTAAATGATGGTAGGACAATTGCAAGTATTGGGAATTAATATAACCATGCTAAAAAGTGTTGGTAAAATAGCTCTGTCCTGAACCCATTCTTTACTTGCTAATGTCTCTTGACAGTTGTGGAGCCAGAGTGTGAAAAAAGTTCTGCAACAACTTATTACTGGTACAGAGAAGCACTGAATATTTCCAGCTCGCTTTCAGAGAGTGGGGGTTTGAACTGGAAGATGACTATCTGCTTGCTGGCTGCCTGGGTCATGGTATGCCTAGCCATGATCAAAGGCATTCAGTCTTCTGGCAAAGTGCGTATGCTGTTTACCTAAATGAcagtgttttcctttgaaacatTTAAGATCTACTTCACTACATTTTTGTTCACTGCACCCTCTGTCTGCTCTTTCATGAAATGTGTAGGAGTAAGATGGAAGCTGTGATGCACCCCAGTATTTGTATAACCTCTACTCTCTTAGTAGTTAAGCATTAAAATTGTAGTAATTTTTATGGGAACAATATTAATTTAGTGGGAATTAAGATGTGAAGAAGAATAATTTTTGTTCTTACCAGCATAACAGTTGCAATTAactgcacctcagcattgttgaACTGTTAATGCAGCATGAGCTTGCATGCTTCTGAATATCTAAGGAATTAAGTTTCCATGTATATCTATACTCTCACTGTGATTGCAGTGCACCCAGGCCATCAAAATTCACtgtcatttgctttttattgttaATGTCATTGTCATTCATCCTTCACagcttcatcatcatcattcaTTGATGATGATGATTCATCATCATCATGATGACATTCATCATCACAGCTTCTTTTCAGAATTCTGGATTGTTTCTTTTGACTAATGGTTAACCATCCCTTTGGATCTGAGTACATGACTTTGTCTTCTTTCCTGTTCATACTGACCGATAGGTTGGCTAGTGAATGATTTGCTAGCTCTGTTGATCTCAGTGGGATTTTGAGATGAAGACTAATCCGTTGTTAATTCCCAACACCTACAAAATTCTTTGCTATTAGGAATTTTTTAGCTGAGGTGGAACTTTCTGTGGCCTTTTTAGTATATTTCAGTTAAAGAAACAACTTGCAGCTTTAGCAAGAGAATTATTTTACATAAACTTTAAACCACAGAATAAGCGTGCTTTTCAATGACGGAGAATGAAAGATCATATTTGATTATTAATTTCGTGTTTCCTCTCTTTGTCTTTCTGGTAGTCAAAGCAATattgctttcttgtttttatgGTTCATACCTATGACATCTTGAATCGCTTCTGTACATTGGAGAATATACCcatatttccttccttcctccctccctctctccctctctcccttcttccctccctccctccctccctcccttcctcccttcttccctccctcatTCCTTCCTGAATTTCTGTTCATGCTGCATCTTTACCATACTATGTACTTGAATCTAAGTGtaaagagaaacatttctaaaacaGTCTACTTCTGTTATTCTCATATTCTCATTGAATTCACACTCATCTTCCCTGGAAGGCTTATAGTTTGTTAATCAGTCAACACAATGGCAACTGTAGCGTTTTAATAcagtatgatttttatttttttctagtacaGTCATGTAATCTTGCTCTCTTCCGAAGAGATGAGGTGAATGGAacatgttttatatatttctgaGAATATAGAGTTTTCAGTTCAGACATATTTCCAAAAGATACAGGATAGAGAATGAGACTcttgaaaataaagttaatgggtgtcattttaaatttcttcttaatGTATTTCAGATCATGTACTTTAGTTCCCTTTTTCCTTATGTGGTACTTCTATGCTTTCTGATCAGAGGATTGCTCCTTAATGGGTCACTGGATGGAATTCGTCACATGTTCACACCTAAGGTATGTTCTTAATTTCTGTTTGAAGTGTGTTTAAGTGCCAACTTGACCATTTATGAGTGCTCTCAGATAAGCTTATTGCCTTCATAGAAGATTGACCATTTTTGTGTCTGGCATAATTGCTGTTGACCTCAGCGACACAATATCAAGCCATAAGGTCCAAAGGCTCAAAAATGTTCCAAGGATGTATGTGTGGACTTAACCTTCCCAGAGTTGGCTGCCTTTGCAAAGCTAAGCAACTAAAAGTGCTATTTATAAGAATTAAGATGTTTAGAAAGCTCCATAAGTTGGCCAAATGCTTAAAAGAGaagtgaatcatagaatcaaagaatcatagaatcatagaactgcttgggttggaaggtacctcaaagaccatctagttccaacccccagCCATGGATAGGTAGATCCACCCAGTAGATCAGTTTGCCCAGTGCTTCATCCAATCTGGTCTTGAACacatccagggatgggacatccacagcttttctgggcaacctgttccagtgcttcacaaccctctgagggaagaatttccttgcaatatctaatctaaatctcccctcttttattttaaaaccacttCCCCTTGCAATTCCGCCTCATCTGcccaagcaaaaagttgctctccatcttttttatgaGCCCcctttaattaataaaaagctgcagtggggtctcctcagagccttctctgaatgctttttttctgggaCATCAAAGTGAAATGCATTACCTCAAATGCTGTCATGGATTTACATAATTAATTTGTCCTTATTGAAAAGGTTGctcatttatttagaaataaactTAACTTGCTTATCATTGCTTTACAGAGTTCTGGTTCTGCAGGAATTTGTAGGCTGCTCAGTCAAAGTTGAGGAAATTTGAGGAACAGAGAAATGCAGTGCTTATAGACAAAGATGAATTCTATAGCTGAGGTGGAATACATACCTTTAGATGTTATAATTTGGTTTCTCAATGACAGtattaaaactttctttaaCTAGAACCCCTAGATACCACTAGATACCGAGAGGGTATACTGAAACTCCTCTTTAATATAAACCGTGCATCCTTCAACTATTTCGTCTTCCATGAGTTATTCCTAAAATAAGTTGCAGTTGATGCTCATTTTGTAGTTTAATCCTAAAATtgttaaattgtttaaaatgttcagATAATCTTGAAAGAAATCCCCCTCGCTGCCATTGGTTGTATTTCTCAAAAAGTTGTGGTTTAAATTTGAGGTTAGGAAGTCTATAAGTCAGATAGAGTATGTATAGATATAAgccttaaaaaatatttttattataattttattataatCTCCTCTCTATATATTTCTGTACTTGAACAATAGTTTGGACCTTAGGTTCACTGAAAACTACCTGAAAGAATTTAGACTGTTGTAATTTCCACTTGCTCCAGGTAGACTAAAATGGACTGGTAAAGTGATCTGGGTTGAAAATAATCCGTGTTGATAGATAGGAGAGGGTCTTTGATTTAGCCTCTGTTAGTTCAACAAATAGATCACAACACATTTCCACAAAACAGTTGTGTTAGCACAGCAGAGGACTGGCACATGCTGTTACAGGTGTGAGAGCACAGGGTTAATGAAGAAGGAACAAATTTCTCTCTTGGGCATGGCTGTTGACCAAAGCAGAAATTCAAAATAACAGccttaatgaaagaaaataaataaagaaaagtgtATGAAAAGACCAGTgaattaatgaaattaaaatataggGCTGTATATAGCTTAAATACAGAGCTCCCTAAATTTCATAGTTAATATCTTACAATAACAAATCAGTTACAATTTTGCTTTGAAACACTAGGCAATGTTTATCTGAGAGCGTAATACCTTTGATGATACTAAAcaatattttgaagaaagtgaaaagtgttttttaaaaaccatTTACAGATTCCTTGAAATTAAAACTATTCCTCTAGCTCCCTCTAGTGGAAAAACTCTAACATGACTGTTTGATACAGGTAGGTTAACAGGCAGGTTAAAGTAGGTGAAACAGATACATGTACAAtgtaattataaaaaataaatatgtcgGGAATAAGTTTACTGTAATAAAAGTCtttatttcaaatgtattttagcTGTATATGTCAAAGGTTAAAGAAGGTGTCTATTATCTATCACAGTAGCAGACTTTTTTATTCTTAGAGTGAGACAGTCTTTTGATGCTAGCATCCTCATGCTTTTTAGATTTACACTTTTCAATAAGGTTTgggttacagaaaaaaaaagtcatatttcCAGAAGTAAGTCTTTTACTGTTAAATGACTGGAGGCCCTGGATTAACTTCCGACAGTCTAATGTTGAAGTTTTTCATGCACTTCTTTGTTATAGTGCAGACTTGAGAAATATCTTAAATAGGTAGATGATGACTCataatttaaaagatatttcttGAAGTCTGGTCATCTGAAGAGCAATTTTATAAAGTTAACATTTAAGCTTTTAGATGAAAGGCTTAGTTGTCCCTCAAACATATCACTCATTTTACTTGATAATTTCAAGGCATCTAGCTTAAGGGAGATTTAATTTCTGCACTGTGCAGATTCTGGTGGCCAACATTTGTTTTACatgttgcatttttctttacatattTGCATGAACTGTAGTAGAATTCCATATAAACATGTGTATGTATGTCAtagtcaccttttttttttgtttttttttttttttaacaaaacaaaacaaaaaggtagCAACAACCAAAACAACTTTCAACATACATATTACATTTATAAAAGGGTTGACCGTCccaaaataaatcttaattCTAATGTCCATCAGTACAGGTAGTGTAAGAAAAGAGAGTaccaaaaaacaccccaaacagaTGTTCTCTGATTTCATTGTGTAACTAGCTGCAAGTTAAATTATCATATAGATCCGTTAGTATCTCATTTTTTTGGAACTTACTGTATagcatgtttctttttaaggaTTATATTGCATAAAATCAATGGAAATTCTGGCCCATAAGTGCACCCAATTTTAGGTGTCACATTCAGCTTTATcacaatgaaaatatatttgtagtGGAGTATTAGCATTTTATGATATAGGTTGTCTTCatgtttttgtgttcttttcatgtaatagaaatgcattttatagCTGACATCTATTGTATCTAATTTCAAACAGCTTGAAATAATGCTGGAGCCCAAGGTCTGGAGAGAAGCTGCTACTCAGGTGTTCTTTGCCTTAGGGCTCGGATTTGGTGGAGTCATTGCCTTTTCAAGCTACAACAAGAGAGACAACAACTGCCATTTTGATGCTGTACTGGTGTCCTTCATCAattttttcacttctgtgcTGGCAACCTTGGTGGTGTTTGCAGTTCTGGGCTTCAAAGCCAATatcataaatgaaaaatgtgttaTCCAGTATGAATATCCATTTTTAATTACTACTTTAatggaaaatttaatttatgaatGCACACAGATCATCATGTTTGATTTCTCTATTTTGttgtatttcacagaaattcagagaagattttaaaacttttgAAAACAGGCAATCTGAGCCAGGATATGATTCCACATCATATCAATTTCTCAAGCATTACAGCAGAAGATTACAATTTAGTTTATGACATTATTCAGAAAGTtaaggaagaagaatttgattCTCTTGGTCTGAAATCTTGTCAAATTGAGGATGAACTTGACAAGGTGAGAGTGATAAGTATGTATTAATTACAAAGATTATGAATGGAGGAATATTTGCAAGTCCAAAATAAACTGTGGTGTATACCCACACAGACTATTAATACTGTGTACCTATAGAGATTGATACGAAAACATGATTCTCACTGGAGCTGATGAGAGCACTTCTGTGTCTGATGTCTTAATACAGTCCGCTTTCTAGTGTATTTTGATCATAACATTGCTCCTTAAGAggcaataaaattttaaagttcTGTTTCACCAAAGGCATTTTTTCAAAGTCTAAATAGAGATATATTTATTCAACATCTCAAACTATGACATCTTTCAATGTCAAGATATCATtgctaaatataaatatgattttattggaaaggaaaagttatttttattacatatttttaattaacattatcatatttaaaatctttattataAACCAGATCTGTAAAAGAAATTTTTTGAACTTCACTTTGGAGGGACTTCCAGTTTTAAACACTGACCTCTGTGAAGTTGCATCAGCATCTGAAGCTAAAATATCAAATTGGCAACTTAGACATTTAAAAGTTCAGTACTGTTTCTACCTTTTTAATCTGAAGCAAATAAGTATAGAAATGAAATCCTTTATATACTAACAGGAGAGACTAGACTGTGTTTTATAGCCATCTAGTATAATAGCTCTGTGCAAAATTATCagtgaaagagcaaaaaaaatattgttaatatCAATCAATGTACAGCCAAATCCAGTATGTCCGTACTAATTAAGTTTGCATGGATGGGAGAATCATATGTTAGATAGCAGCTAACTCTCCCTTCAAGATTTAATTAGTTGACAAACATGAAGTCAAACTGtcactctaaaaaaaaaaataaaaaaaaatacactgtgTGAATtataatgtgatttttatttattttactttctcacTGACAGGCTGTTCAAGGAACTGGTTTAGCTTTTATTGCCTTTACAGAAGCAATGACCCACTTTCCTGCTTCTCCCTTCTGGTCAGTCATgttctttctcatgttggtgAATCTGGGACTAGGAAGTATGTTTGGAACCATTGAAGGCATCATCACACCCATTGTTGATACCTTCAAAGTTAGGAAAGAAATTCTTACTGGTGAGTTTCACAGCGTTTCTTTTCTCAACAGAGCAGTAAGCTTAAAATTGTTTCAGGGAGTatgaagtttgtttgtttggttggttggttatttattttattttgacatgAAAGTTTTCAGTACTTACATTTAACAGACAAGGAAATCACTGTACGTCCATGCACATGTACGTTAATATCTGCAAGTAAATCCTTTTTCTGAATGCTACAAGAGTGGGAATTCTTCAGTTCTTCAACTCTTCTTCAATTTAATGAAGAATTAATTAATTCTGTTAGAATTTTCTTTATGTTAAGCTGTTCTGAGCTCTTCCAGAATACTTTCCATTCTAGCCTGTGTCATAGATCAGGGAAACAAAGCCAAAGGaatgattaaaaatacattgtaaaTCATGACAAACTATTTCAATAAAGCTAAATGGAATCTTAAAATATGATGAAAtgtttattatattaaaaataagtgcAATTACTCCAGTTGCTTTCcagaacaatatatatatatttatattatttatatatatatatattatatttatttatacatatatatttatttatttatatatatatattattttttttctgttgaacaTGTAAAGGGTCTTaaacaaggattttt encodes the following:
- the SLC6A15 gene encoding sodium-dependent neutral amino acid transporter B(0)AT2 produces the protein MPKNSKVVKRELDDEVIESVKDLLSNEDSSDDAFKKSELMVDDQEEKDVDVEEGSDVEDERPAWNSKLQYILAQVGFSVGLGNVWRFPYLCQKNGGGAYLVPYLILLLVIGIPLFFLELSVGQRIRRGSIGVWNYISPKLGGIGFASCVVCFFVALYYNVIIGWSLFYFSQSFQHPLPWDQCPLVKNTSHTFVEPECEKSSATTYYWYREALNISSSLSESGGLNWKMTICLLAAWVMVCLAMIKGIQSSGKIMYFSSLFPYVVLLCFLIRGLLLNGSLDGIRHMFTPKLEIMLEPKVWREAATQVFFALGLGFGGVIAFSSYNKRDNNCHFDAVLVSFINFFTSVLATLVVFAVLGFKANIINEKCVIQNSEKILKLLKTGNLSQDMIPHHINFSSITAEDYNLVYDIIQKVKEEEFDSLGLKSCQIEDELDKAVQGTGLAFIAFTEAMTHFPASPFWSVMFFLMLVNLGLGSMFGTIEGIITPIVDTFKVRKEILTVICCSVAFFIGLIFVQRSGNYFVTMFDDYSATLPLLIVVILENIAVTRIYGIEKFMEDLKDMLGFSPSQYYYYMWKYVSPSVLLCLLVASIVQMGLSPPGYNAWIEDMATEEFHSYPTWGMIVCISLMVLAILPVPIVFIVRRCNLIDDSSGSLASVSYKRGRIIKEPVNLEGDNTSLIHGKSPSEVPSPNFGKNIYRKQTGSPTLDTAPNGRYGIGYLMADMPDMPESDL